The stretch of DNA GGAAGGCGTCCGGCGCGCGGTCGAGCGGGAACCGGTGGGTCATGATCGGGTCGAACTTGATGCGCCCGGCCTGGACCATTTGGATCGCACGCGGGTAGACGTGGCCCATCCGCTTCTGCCATTTGATCGTCAGCGCCTTGCCGCGCACCACCGCCGCCGAGAGCGTGAACTTGTCCCCGTCCGGGATGCCCACCAGGACGACGCGTCCGCCCACCCGCGCGCAAGCGACGGCGGCCTCCGGCCCCGTGGGTGAGTTGGTGGCTTCGAGGACCACGTCGGCGCCGCGGCCGCCGGTCCACCGCTCGATTGCGTCGGAATCGGTGGAGGCGTCGTCCGCGCCGGCGCGCTTGGCCGCCGCGACCCGGTAGTCGATCGGATCGATCGCCCAGACGTATCCCGCGCCCGCTTCGCGCGCCACCTGGATCAGGAGTTGCCCGATCGGCCCGGCGCCCACCACGGCGACGTTCTCCATCGGGCGCAGATGCGCGAGATCGAGGGTGAAGATCGCCACCCCGAGCGGCTCGAGCATCGCCGCGGTCGCCGCGTCGAAGTGCGGGGGCACCGGGAACAGCGCGTCGGGCGGCGCGGTGTGATACTCGGCGAGGCCGCCCGCCAGGCCGGGCGAGCCCGCGAACTCGACGTGGGGACACAGATTCTGATGGCCGCGCAGGCACCACTCGCACTTTCCGCAGGGGCGCGCGGGGTCGACGGCGACCAGCGTGCCCTTCGGCAGCCCGGCGGCGGCGCCCCGATCGTCGGCGATCTCGGCCGAAAACTCGTGCCCGAGGATCTGAGGTCCGGTGATGACCTGGGTGCCGACGGCGCCCTCCCGATAATAATGAAGGTCGCTGCCGCAGACCCCGACGGTCCGGACGCGCAGCAGCAGCTCGCCGTCCCCGGGCTCCGGCCGGGGGGTCGTCGCCAGGCGGATGTCCCGGGCTTTGTGGATGAACGCGGCGCGCATCTCGGCCATCGGATCCTCCTCGTGGCGCTCGAGGCGAGCGCGGCGATCTTCGGCCTTCTCGCCGCGCGGCGGGCCTTCCTGTGCGCGGCGTCGCGTACCCGATTGGAGGCCGGGTGCGCGATGCCATCGAACCGGAGATGCCGTGGCGAGACTTCCGTACCTCGACGATCCCACGCCGCGCCGCGGCTGCCGTCCGGCCCCGCCGGGATGGTCCGGCTCCGGGGCGGCGGAGGACGCGGCGGCGGCGTTCGCCGAGCTGCGCGCGCTCGGACGGCCGCCGCTCAACCTGTACCGCATCCTCGCCAACCAGCCGCGGGCGCTGCGCGCGTTTCTCGGGATGTCCCGGTACATTCGCGACGAGAATCCGCTGCCCGGCCGGCTCCGCGAGCTCGTGATCCTCGCCACCGCGTTCGCGCTCGGCGCCCGCTACGAGCAGGTGCACCATCTCGAGTCGGCGCGGCGGGCCGGGGTGCCCGAGGCGCAGCTGGCGGCGTTCCCCGCCTGGCAGTCGAGCGGCGTGTTCGACGCGGCGGAGCGCGCCGCGATGACGTACGCTCACGAGATGACGACGACGCGGCGCGCCGGCGAGGCGACGTTCGAGGCGCTGCGGGGTCATTTCTCCGCGGCGCAGATCGTCGATCTCACGGTGACGGTCGGCTGGTACCATCTCGTCGGCGCGGTGCTCCTCGGCCTCGAGGTGGACGTCGAGGCGTGAACCGCGCGCGGCGCCTCCGGCTCCACCACATCAAACGCGACATGCCGCCGGGCGGCGGTCCGCGGTTTCCCGGGGTCGACGTCTGGCGCTGGCAGTACTTCGAAGGCGTCCGCGTGCCGCGCACTACCGTGGTGCCGGTCGACGACCCCACCGGCTGGGACCTCTATCCCGCCTACCGCCGTGTCTACGACAAGCTGTTTATTTGCGCGAGCCAGGGCATCCCGTACGGGCCGCACGGTACGATCCCCCGGCGCTACCCGGTCTTCAGCAAGCCGATGATGAACCTGCACGGCATGGGCGCCGACGGCTACGTCGTGCGCTCGCCGGCCGAAATGAAGGCCCGCTTCACGCCCGGGCACTTCTGGATGCGGCAATTGCGGGGACGCCACATCAGCACGGACGTGGCGCTGGCCCGGGGTCGCCTCTGCTGGTGGCGGCATTCGATCGGTCGCCAGATGGACGGCGGCACCTTCGACTACTGGACCGTGACGGCCGGCCGCCTGCCGGCCCTGGAGTCGTACCTCGATGGCTGGCTGCGCCGGCACCTCGCCGGATTCACAGGCGTGGTCAACGTCGAGACGATCGCCGGCCGCATCATCGAGTGTCACCTGCGCATGGCCGAACAGTGGCTCGACCTGAACGGCCCGGGTTGGCTCGAGGCCGTCGTCGACCTGTACGCGCGCCGGCGCTGGCGGTTCCGCGACCCGGCGCGGCGCACCGGTTACAGCGTGGTCCTGTTCGCGCCGCACAACCGCCGCTATACGATCGAGCCGGCGGACGTGGACGCGCTGCGCTCGGTGGACGGCATTTCGAGCATTCAGATCACCTTCGACGAGACGATCCCGCTCGATCGGCACGCGATGCCGCCCGGAGGGTTTCGGATCGCGATCGTCAACTGCTGGGACTTGGCTGCGGGGCTGCTCGTGCGTTCGGCGCTGCGGCGCCTGTTCAAGAGCCGCGCGATCGGGTAGCGAAGCATTATGATGGAGCAAGGCTCGACCACGGTTTGACACGGCGAAGGAGGCTCGGTATGGCCAAGACACTGCCCAAACTCAATCAGCGCTCGGCCGCGGTGACGGAGGGGCCGCACCGCGCCCCGGCGCGGGCCATGCTGCGCGCCACGGGGCTCGACGACGAGGCGCTGCGCAAGCCGCTGATCGGCGTCGCCTCATCGTGGAACGAGGTGACGCCCTGCAACCTCCACCTGAACGTCCTTGCGCGCCACGTGAAGGACGGTATCCGCGCGGCCGGCGGGACGCCGATCGAGTTCACGACGATCGCAGTCAGCGACGGCATCTCGATGGGCTACGAAGGCATGAAGGCCTCGCTCGTCAGCCGCGACCTGATCGCGGACTCCGTGGAGCTCGAGACGCTCGCGGAAGGCTTCGACGGCCTGGTCACCATCGCCGGCTGCGATAAGAGCCTGCCCGGGATGATGATGGCGATGGCGCGCCTCAACATCCCGTCCGTGTTCCTCTACGGCGGCACGATCATGCCGGGGAGGTTCCAGGGGCGCGATGTGTCGATCGTGGACGTTTTCGAAGCCGTCGGCAAGGTCGCGGCGGGGACGATGACGATGGAGGAGCTGTACGGGCTCGAGTGCGTCGCCTGCCCGGGCGCCGGCTCGTGCGGCGGGATGTACACCGCGAATACAATGGCCTCGTGCTCCGTCGCGCTCGGCCTCGCGCTGCCCGGAAGCGAATCGATTCCGGCGCTCGATCCGCGGCGCCCGGAGATCTGCCGCCAAACCGGCGAAGCCGTCATGCGCGTGCTGCGGGAGGGCATCCGGCCGCGGGACATTCTCACACGGCAGGCGTTCGAGAACGCGATCACCTCCGAAGTGGCGACCGGCGGCTCGACGAACGCGGTGCTGCACCTGCTCGCGCTCGCCCAGGAGGCCGAGGTGCCGCTCGCGCTCGGCGACTTCGACGCGTTCGCGCGCCGCACGCCGCACATCGCCGACATGCACCCCGGCGGGCGGTACATGATGGTGGACCTCGACCGGGTCGGCGGCCTCAGCGTCGTGCTGCGGGAGCTGCTCGACGGGGGCCTCATCCACGGCGGCGCCCGGACCGTGACCGGCAAGACGATGGCCGAGAACCTCGCGGAGGCGACGCGCCCGGAGGGACAGGACGTGGTGCGCTCGATCAAGTCTCCGATCGCGCCGTGCGGCACGCTCGCGGTGCTGACCGGGACGCTCGCCCCCGAAGGCGCCGTCATCAAGACGGCCGGCCTGAAGCGTGAGACGTTCCGCGGCCCCGCGCGCGTCTTCGAGCGCGAGGAGGACGCGCTCGCAGCGATCACGCAGCGGCGGATCGCTTCGGGCGACGCGATCGTGATCCGCTATGAAGGGCCGAAAGGCGGGCCCGGCATGCGGGAGATGCTGGCCGTTACCGGCGCGCTGGTCGGCGCCGGGCTCGGCGAGCACTGCGCGCTGATCACGGACGGTCGATTCTCCGGCGGGTCCCGCGGCTTCGCGATCGGCCACGTGTCGCCGGAGGCCGCGCACGGCGGGCCGCTGGCGGTGGTCCGCGAGGGTGACCCGATCGTGATCGATCTGCCCGCGCGGCGCCTCGACCTCGACGTGCCCGCCGGGGAGGTCACGCGGCGGCTTGCGTCGTGGAAGGCGCCGGAGCCGAGATACAAGAGCGGGGCCCTCGCCAAGTACGCCCGCCTCGTCACCTCGGCGTCCCAGGGGGCGGTACCGAAGCCCTAGACGATCCGGACGCGGGCGTGCGGGGTAAATAAGGAAGCGATGGGTGGCCGATGATTCGACGTCTGACGATCGTGTGTGGCGTGCTGACGCTGGCCGTGGCCTTCGGGCTGGCGCTGCAGAATCATACGCTCTTCGGCGCTCGGACGGCGCGGCATCAGGGCGTGCAGGTCACCACGATCCCGGACAGGCCGGCGTCCTGGCCGCCTGTCCAGCCCGCGCCTCACCAGACGGCGCCCGCTCGGCACGCCGGCGCTCCGGCGTCTTCGCCGCGCGGCGGGGCCGCCGCGACGACGCCCGTCCAAACCCTCGTTCAGATCGCCAACACGCTGTTCAACCTGCCGAAGATCATCCACGACCGAACCCAGGGGACGTCCCGCTAGGCCGCCGCCCTAGACCGGCTCCGCAAGAACGTAGATCAGCGCGGAGCCTTCCACGGTACAGATCTGCGGACGGAGGAGCATCATGGCCGTTTGTTCGAACGGGGCCGTGAAGACCTGCAGTTCGGCCAGGGTATGGAGATCGACCATGCGCCCCAATTCGGTTCCCATCGGGACGACCGTGCCCACCGCGTCTTCGCGCACCGTCGGCACGAAGATGCCGCCCGTCTTGGCGCGGAAGGCCTTCGTCGGACCGACGTCCCGGGCGCGCTCCGCGGGTGCGGGCGGCGGATTCAATGAGAGCACGCCGAGGTTGTGCAGCGCCCGCTCGAGGCCCTTTACGTTGCGTTCGACCCAGTACATCTCTTTGCTCGAGCGGCCGCCGACCTCGACGTTGGCGACCTTGACGCCGAGCGAGCGCGCGTAGGTCGTCAGCCCGCCCTTCTTGTTCGGGGCGTTGCTGATGAACGGCGCCCCGAGATCGGCTGCGAGCTGTTCCGAGCCCTCGAACCGTTTGACGAAGGCGTTGACGCACCACGTGCCGCCGCCGTGGAGGTCGATGACGGCGTCGTTGTCCGCGACGAGCGGCGCGAGCGCGGCCGCGAGGCGGTCGGTGTGCGACCCCTCCGGGTTGCCCGGAAACATCGCGTCGAGATCGAGCGAGTTCGGGGAATCGATCCAGGAGTTGCGCCGCTCGACTTCGGCCGCGAGCGCGTTGGCCGTCAAGACGACCCTCAGGCGCCCGGCCAGCGCCGCCGGCGGGTTTCGGCACAGCATCTTGATCGCGAGCGCGGACCAGGGCCCTTCGTCGCCGTGCGTGCCGGCGATGAGCGTCGCCCGCGGCCCGCCCGTTCCGGCCTCGCCGTACACGAGCGGGATGTGCCGTGCCGCCGCGTGGGCGGTGATCCGAACTTCGTGCCAGCGCAGCGCCTCGTAGATGGTATCCATGCCGGCCGCTCCTCCTGTGGGAGTCATCGGTGGATCTGCTCCTCGTACCACTGCTGCCGTGCGCGAAAGTCGTCGGGATATAGCGTCGCTTTTTCCGGCGCGAACTCAAAATCGTCGCCCTCGCGGGCGAGGGTGCGGACCAGCGGCCCGGCGTCGAAGCGGTAGCCGTTGAACCGGGCCGGCGGCTGGGCGGCGAGCCAGAC from bacterium encodes:
- the ilvD gene encoding dihydroxy-acid dehydratase, translating into MAKTLPKLNQRSAAVTEGPHRAPARAMLRATGLDDEALRKPLIGVASSWNEVTPCNLHLNVLARHVKDGIRAAGGTPIEFTTIAVSDGISMGYEGMKASLVSRDLIADSVELETLAEGFDGLVTIAGCDKSLPGMMMAMARLNIPSVFLYGGTIMPGRFQGRDVSIVDVFEAVGKVAAGTMTMEELYGLECVACPGAGSCGGMYTANTMASCSVALGLALPGSESIPALDPRRPEICRQTGEAVMRVLREGIRPRDILTRQAFENAITSEVATGGSTNAVLHLLALAQEAEVPLALGDFDAFARRTPHIADMHPGGRYMMVDLDRVGGLSVVLRELLDGGLIHGGARTVTGKTMAENLAEATRPEGQDVVRSIKSPIAPCGTLAVLTGTLAPEGAVIKTAGLKRETFRGPARVFEREEDALAAITQRRIASGDAIVIRYEGPKGGPGMREMLAVTGALVGAGLGEHCALITDGRFSGGSRGFAIGHVSPEAAHGGPLAVVREGDPIVIDLPARRLDLDVPAGEVTRRLASWKAPEPRYKSGALAKYARLVTSASQGAVPKP
- a CDS encoding succinylglutamate desuccinylase/aspartoacylase family protein, yielding MDTIYEALRWHEVRITAHAAARHIPLVYGEAGTGGPRATLIAGTHGDEGPWSALAIKMLCRNPPAALAGRLRVVLTANALAAEVERRNSWIDSPNSLDLDAMFPGNPEGSHTDRLAAALAPLVADNDAVIDLHGGGTWCVNAFVKRFEGSEQLAADLGAPFISNAPNKKGGLTTYARSLGVKVANVEVGGRSSKEMYWVERNVKGLERALHNLGVLSLNPPPAPAERARDVGPTKAFRAKTGGIFVPTVREDAVGTVVPMGTELGRMVDLHTLAELQVFTAPFEQTAMMLLRPQICTVEGSALIYVLAEPV
- a CDS encoding alcohol dehydrogenase catalytic domain-containing protein; this encodes MAEMRAAFIHKARDIRLATTPRPEPGDGELLLRVRTVGVCGSDLHYYREGAVGTQVITGPQILGHEFSAEIADDRGAAAGLPKGTLVAVDPARPCGKCEWCLRGHQNLCPHVEFAGSPGLAGGLAEYHTAPPDALFPVPPHFDAATAAMLEPLGVAIFTLDLAHLRPMENVAVVGAGPIGQLLIQVAREAGAGYVWAIDPIDYRVAAAKRAGADDASTDSDAIERWTGGRGADVVLEATNSPTGPEAAVACARVGGRVVLVGIPDGDKFTLSAAVVRGKALTIKWQKRMGHVYPRAIQMVQAGRIKFDPIMTHRFPLDRAPDAFRFQNAYQEGVLKTMIEVG
- a CDS encoding carboxymuconolactone decarboxylase family protein, whose product is MARLPYLDDPTPRRGCRPAPPGWSGSGAAEDAAAAFAELRALGRPPLNLYRILANQPRALRAFLGMSRYIRDENPLPGRLRELVILATAFALGARYEQVHHLESARRAGVPEAQLAAFPAWQSSGVFDAAERAAMTYAHEMTTTRRAGEATFEALRGHFSAAQIVDLTVTVGWYHLVGAVLLGLEVDVEA